TAAAATGTATTTTCTCATTCGGAGATTTTAATTCTTAGAACCTAATCGATGAAATTCAATTTATATGTTATATTCTGTTTTTTAATGATCGGATGTTTTCTGGTCACCTATATCGATTCAGAATCAGGAAAAGGAAATATAACACTTTTTGAATTCTTGAAATTCGACAAAGGGGTTCATCCGGTTTCCTTTCATCCCGACTTGGATCCGATCCGAGATCGAAATTCCGGGAAACTGTTGGATGCGGCCGCGGATTGCAAACCTTGTCACAAAGCGGTTTATGAGAATTGGAACCGTTCTCGTCATAGAGTCGCTCATACAAATGAAATCTATAGAAGTAGTTTTTCCCAAGAGCCGATGCAGTGGTGTGAAAATTGTCATTCTCCCTTACGTTCTAGCTTGGATCAAACTCCGTTTAAACCAGAGGAAGGGATTTCGTGTAACGTTTGTCATGTTCGGGAAGGAAAAATTCTTGCCGCCGAAAATCCAAAATCATCTCCAAAAAAATACCACGAATATATCGTGATCGATTCGTTCGGAACTGAAGAGCTTTGTGGTTCTTGTCATCAATTTAACTTTCCGACTTGGACCTCTCTTGCGAATCGAAATTCTCCATTTGAATATTCCAATTTAAATATGCAAGGAACCGTGAGCGAATGGAGTCATTCCGGATTTGCGAACGAATCGAATTGTATCGATTGTCATCTTGCGCCCTCGACTAAAAATACACATTCCTTCCGCGGAGGACATTTTCTCCCGGACTTGAAAAAAAGTCTCGAACTCGAAGCGGAATACGTCGGACCTAGAACGATAGCGGTTCGAATCGTGTCCAACGGGATCGGTCATTCGTATCCTACCGGAGATCTTTTTCGTGCGCTCCGACTCAAAGTATATTCGGAATCCGGAAAGTTTCGGGAAGAATTTATACTTAGAAAGTTATATAGAAATGCGACCAAGGAAGAGAAAGAAAAATCTTACGAACCTAGGGTTTTAGAATCCGATACAAGAATTCCGCCTCCTTTCGAAAATAAAAACTCGGCTTATAAAGAATTCTTCTTGGAAGTTCCC
This is a stretch of genomic DNA from Leptospira tipperaryensis. It encodes these proteins:
- a CDS encoding multiheme c-type cytochrome; protein product: MKFNLYVIFCFLMIGCFLVTYIDSESGKGNITLFEFLKFDKGVHPVSFHPDLDPIRDRNSGKLLDAAADCKPCHKAVYENWNRSRHRVAHTNEIYRSSFSQEPMQWCENCHSPLRSSLDQTPFKPEEGISCNVCHVREGKILAAENPKSSPKKYHEYIVIDSFGTEELCGSCHQFNFPTWTSLANRNSPFEYSNLNMQGTVSEWSHSGFANESNCIDCHLAPSTKNTHSFRGGHFLPDLKKSLELEAEYVGPRTIAVRIVSNGIGHSYPTGDLFRALRLKVYSESGKFREEFILRKLYRNATKEEKEKSYEPRVLESDTRIPPPFENKNSAYKEFFLEVPDRPRKLKLELWIDYLNDIEKIFSHLKRTETLKKISSEWIRIQGRENFTDKDAG